A DNA window from Anoplolepis gracilipes chromosome 13, ASM4749672v1, whole genome shotgun sequence contains the following coding sequences:
- the LOC140672646 gene encoding uncharacterized protein isoform X1 — protein sequence MITSYNVTPLRKYAEISYRVKCVSVENERVFGERVYVTQQTRNPVCQPDDYAFPSEERRARRRNLIQQTLDGPDFMKLNSKRSTGNAVVAKSYWQKRSKSMGDEPSVIAFNYENADNRDTVAKRPKVYPSPLRCSPPQKQIAITSLVDQLLLDIYGIPMSDRGRSESESTASSLKPRPQHQYLQKARLLLKRKDELQILLVTLHDHIIHTGGLLIRQLRRKDYLTVKRDKQYDIITAYLQAHSSKRFEDTKMRFSLSPQPGEITQWLDAMKMVAKLQGGIPPEFRKRLWLTLAERHLEKHGVDWKQAEKICFNEWSNPDDEELGIQIVKDLHRTGCSLFCGAAGRDNQAVLRRVLLGFARWNKSVGYCQGLNVLAALVLQVMDRAESSSVKVMIYLIEGVLPEGYFADNLRGLSIDMAVFRDLLRSRLPKLSKHLEALQNDAKDKATGNSYEPPLTNVFTMQWFLTLFCHCLPQEAVLRVWDLIFLEGNEVLLRTALAIWEGLSNRIMTVTSADEFYSIMGVLTREMLEFTDTNNLIKNIVSMGPLQGVASLRDKHRYNITPWARRLSDDDDSEAEEDERVAVTAAMFNMAQRIKKDRIPSTIGALQAIAPSSDRDRLALDISTLKQQYAKLRERQRQAHIILSAACARQTMVPTPTSTAMNHLLVGKNALVSGKNRPLSLPSATATSKLRPTALHSPKSRRERQGVTLHWKDAKRPKQRAGDAGDADAIGTAFLQSPPETSSVTSPSRCTADSDSDSTSTELCDEPDRLSDVDSEELTSASDSYVMPTDDEKHACVEGSSTSASTPARSYIKSESMIVEEPQTDPIIEIERSDKSPSLTQISIAKITDQIRRLSAEDDNNTTVPQTFNVRDNDDNELLLTRDYSISIKRSEASKTESKPQDFVDYTPSEDVTSSSLKTVNYDYLDLKSNIVEEKMDDILMHKTDRLKDVEEKEEIVQTSSDTDLKTDIMEFTANILRDNSKEQTTSIPLDRNYDKFIAPLDTNDKPFESTLRFSSRVYLDTESNNDSNDTDVASNKILDVATESRAFYSKRYVVGHLPISPITMDDKLTKLSPEIYNVTVNSENLTSSEASLKKDAFSDKQQIKSYSDLKKSPKSPESTKSFSSGETMGPDSKPSSLTVSPRTPIRSDSRDFTIDKSACSSISSDSKTLVLHSVGSDIVHDNSRAITKKMSYEKSSPSTPISTDSLRNKSEASPKLVISSSSDSYSPSKIKSSERSFSSDLQSPISANSIKYTSNYNKRGQDNVTDSPLDLSTATSPFYPIANPNQKTPSPYKRRSEDSAETSPDQKSINSKDSNKFSGYQAKLDISTKSIEIKGSEISERVSERNDLFVRPQFDLNTEMDASYTSREKSKADLSSYESIDDESHRKCGDFTDDNADDPLSEKDIVPQLPYEKFDKHYLNYNYRRRDRSRLTERSSSSLERRYTDLKSSISTDEFSTTMAKKRSSDILEDMKHLEAKALNDGSDTNLLTKKSSDIWEDMKSLEARRQDTFSNSASGFSKRRLEIPDISITSESRKSYIVYPKINIDENSDSILKSIACNKNNNDTDDGRESKVGVWTKVKPRKKGDNGRRSSDRALKIIQENSAILHKILACQAKKRLPDLEEISKEITISPINEEISKIFSPILEKMGLNEHEINEELARINFKDFDNMSATSVSEFDAKINEELSKLSLIDETEQVDHFAVDEIISNEYLNTREAFIDHKINEELSKLLANYEEESPPSLINLEKASSSQNISEMESLDLTSISTNVFSYKSSNDSIETRSDLESAHEALIQSEKFPFATLKYEKSMSPKSDIDIYRELEKLNKISTTQILSETPLKISPKRLSPITYISDTLPYPEVSPARYVSKTSPFDITSLKKTYEPYKSFDFPSRSSPRDNPYIAYDKPDDTFEYMDLKPRITSINTYDLPLKSPILSKESLEFRVRYDDESPKPTGGEYATVQDDKPTFSLNAASSYYDTGNNKTPTKCINKEEKCLDIENIDYSSNKSDFLRHKYSSLSPKEYSHVRNTDHDKPLGTLPYVTVETEPDIGSYLSTRHCDYNVLSPSRQYRDQYFSSSPNHYTPQLSPSLSNEAKRPVSHPESPSKINVSKYEDLTSQGSNCYKKSTLSLGNIGENVNKNDENIDTTPSPKTHFSPFPVRNNTRKPKELTLKLGLYSPKSSDFDQLKKS from the exons gAAAGGATGAATTGCAGATCCTGCTGGTAACTCTACACGACCACATCATTCACACAGGCGGGTTACTTATCCGTCAGCTGCGCCGAAAGGATTATCTTACTGTTAAACGTGATAAACAGTACGATATAATTACAGCTTATTTACAAGCACACAGCTCTAAGCGAT TTGAAGATACGAAAATGAGATTCAGTTTGAGTCCGCAACCGGGAGAAATTACACAATGGCTAGATGCCATGAAGATGGTTGCCAAGCTACAGGGAGGAATACCACCAGAGTTTCGGAAAAGG TTATGGTTAACGTTGGCGGAACGTCATCTGGAAAAACACGGCGTAGATTGGAAGCAGGCTGAGAAGATCTGTTTCAATGAGTGGAGTAATCCTGACGACGAAGAGCTCGGCATACAAATCGTGAAG GATCTGCACAGGACAGGCTGCAGCCTGTTCTGCGGCGCCGCCGGCCGGGATAATCAAGCGGTGCTTCGTCGAGTTTTGCTCGGTTTCGCTCGTTGGAACAAATCCGTGGGTTATTGCCAAGGTCTAAACGTTTTGGCCGCTCTCGTCCTGCAAGTGATGGACCGCGCGGAATCCTCGTCCGTAAAGGTGATGATATATCTGATAGAAGGCGTACTACCGGAGGGCTATTTCGCCGATAATTTGCGCGGCTTATCTATCGACATGGCGGTATTTCGGGATCTCCTACGATCGAGGCTACCAAAATTGTCCAAGCATCTCGAGGCACTTCAGAACGACGCGAAGGATAAGGCGACGG GAAATAGCTATGAACCGCCGCTCACGAATGTGTTCACTATGCAATGGTTCCTTACACTTTTCTGCCATTGCTTACCGCAGGAAGCAGTGCTTCGTGTTTGGGATCTGATATTTCTCGAAGGTAACGAAGTACTTCTTAGAACGGCACTCGCTATCTGGGAAGGCCTTTCAAA TCGCATAATGACCGTAACATCAGCGGATGAGTTCTACAGTATAATGGGAGTACTTACGAGAGAGATGCTAGAATTCACCGATACAAACAACCTCATAAAG AACATCGTTAGCATGGGACCCTTGCAAGGTGTGGCAAGTTTGAGAGACAAACATCGATACAACATCACCCCGTGGGCGCGCAGGCTAAGCGATGACGATGACAGCGAAGCGGAAGAGGATGAGAGAGTGGCTGTAACGGCTGCCATGTTCAACATGGCTCAACGTATAAAAAAAG ATCGTATACCTTCGACAATAGGAGCATTACAAGCGATTGCACCCAGCAGTGATCGAGACCGTCTTGCTCTCGATATTAGTACGTTGAAGCAGCAATACGCAAAACTGCGAGAACGACAGCGGCAAGCACACATAATACTCTCTG CCGCGTGCGCAAGACAGACCATGGTACCTACACCCACTTCTACAGCCATGAATCATCTATTAGTGGGCAAAAATGCCCTCGTAAGTGGAAAAAATCGACCATTGAGCCTGCCGTCTGCCACTGCCACATCGAAGTTACGGCCGACGGCTCTTCATAGCCCAAAAAGTCGCAGAGAGAGACAAGGTGTTACGCTTCATTGGAAAGATGCAAAAAGGCCGAAACAAAGAGCCGGCGACGCTGGTG ATGCCGATGCTATTGGTACAGCATTTTTACAATCGCCTCCAGAAACGTCATCTGTGACATCGCCCAGTCGGTGTACCGCTGACAGCGATAGTGACAGCACGTCAACGGAGTTGTGCGATGAACCGGATCGTCTGAGCGACGTCGATAGTGAGGAGCTTACGTCAGCATCCGATTCTTACGTCATGCCTACGGATGACGAAAAGCATGCTTGCGTCGAAGGTTCATCGACCTCGGCGAGCACACCTGCGCGTTCGTATATTAAGAGCGAGTCGATGATAGTCGAGGAACCACAGACAGATCCGATTATCGAAATCGAACGCAGCGATAAATCCCCGTCCTTGACTCAAATTTCAATCGCCAAGATCACCGATCAAATACGAAGACTCTCAGCGGAGGATGACAATAACACGACAGTTCCTCAGACATTTAACGTGCgcgacaacgacgacaacgaACTATTGTTGACGAGGGATTATTCAATTTCGATCAAGAGATCGGAAGCGAGTAAAACGGAATCCAAGCCGCAGGATTTTGTCGATTATACGCCGAGCGAGGATGTGACGAGTTCGTCATTGAAGACTGTGAATTACGATTATTTAGATCTCAAATCTAATATCGTCGAGGAGAAGATGGATGATATTCTAATGCACAAAACAGATCGACTGAAAGAtgtagaagaaaaagaagaaattgttCAGACTAGCAGTGATACAGACCTTAAGACGGACATTATGGAATTCACTGCGAATATATTGCGAGATAATTCCAAAGAACAAACAACAAGTATCCCTTTAGATAGAAATTACGATAAATTTATCGCGCCTTTAGACACGAACGACAAACCTTTCGAATCTACTTTGAGATTTTCCAGTAGAGTTTATCTGGATACTGAAAGCAATAACGATTCAAATGATACGGATGTTGCGAGTAACAAAATTTTGGATGTCGCGACAGAGTCACGAGCTTTTTATTCCAAGAGATACGTTGTAGGTCATCTTCCAATTTCTCCGATAACGATGGATGACAAATTAACGAAATTATCACCTGAAATATATAACGTTACAGTAAACTCGGAAAATCTGACAAGTTCTGAAGCGAGTTTAAAGAAAGATGCTTTTAGCGACAAGCAGCAAATTAAATCGTATTCCGATTTGAAGAAAAGCCCGAAATCTCCCGAGAGTACGAAGTCATTTAGCTCTGGAGAGACAATGGGTCCCGATTCGAAGCCTTCGAGTTTGACAGTAAGTCCAAGAACACCAATCAGATCGGACTCTCGTGACTTCACAATAGACAAATCGGCTTGTTCGTCTATCAGCTCAGATTCAAAGACTCTCGTACTTCATTCTGTAGGCTCGGATATCGTGCACGATAATTCAAGAGCAATCACGAAGAAAATGTCGTACGAAAAATCAAGTCCTTCAACTCCAATCAGTACGGATTCTTTGAGAAATAAATCCGAGGCGAGTCCGAAATTGGTGATCAGCAGCTCTAGCGATTCGTATAGCCCGAGTAAAATTAAGTCTTCCGAGAGGTCATTCAGTTCCGATCTGCAATCGCCTATAAGTGCCAATTCCATAAAGTATACCTCAAACTATAATAAACGAGGTCAGGATAACGTGACGGATTCGCCACTCGATTTGAGCACCGCTACCTCGCCGTTTTATCCTATCGCGAATCCTAATCAGAAAACGCCGTCGCCATACAAACGAAGAAGTGAAGACAGTGCCGAAACGTCACCCGATCAAAAGTCAATCAACTCGAAGGATTCGAACAAGTTCTCTGGATATCAAGCAAAACTAGATATCTCGACAAAATCAATCGAAATTAAAGGAAGCGAAATATCCGAGAGAGTCTCTGAGAGAAACGATCTGTTCGTTAGACCGCAATTTGACTTGAACACAGAGATGGATGCGAGTTACACATCGAGAGAAAAGAGTAAAGCTGATTTGAGCTCTTACGAATCGATCGACGACGAGTCGCATCGCAAGTGCGGAGATTTCACTGATGACAATGCGGACGATCCGCTCTCTGAAAAGGATATAGTGCCTCAATTACCGTATGAGAAGTTTGACAAGCATTATCTGAATTACAATTACAGACGTAGAGACCGATCACGACTAACTGAGAGGAGCTCTAGCAGCCTGGAGAGGAGATATACCGATTTGAAGTCTTCGATCTCGACCGATGAATTCAGCACAACTATGGCGAAGAAAAGATCTAGCGATATCCTGGAAGATATGAAGCATCTGGAAGCAAAGGCTCTTAACGATGGCTCCGATACTAATCTGCTAACAAAGAAGTCAAGTGATATCTGGGAGGATATGAAAAGTTTAGAGGCAAGACGGCAAGATACTTTCAGCAATTCAGCGAGCGGCTTTTCAAAACGGCGACTAGAAATCCCGGATATAAGTATAACAAGCGAGAGTAGGAAATCTTACATAGTGTATCCTAAAATCAACATTGACGAGAACAGCGATAGTATACTGAAGAGTATAGCATGCAACAAGAATAACAATGATACGGACGACGGCAGAGAATCGAAAGTCGGTGTGTGGACGAAGGTAAAGCCGCGTAAGAAGGGCGACAACGGACGCAGAAGTAGTGACAGggcgttaaaaattattcaagaaaaCTCGGCAATATTGCACAAGATATTAGCTTGTCAAGCAAAGAAACGTCTACCAGATTTGGAAGAGATATCCAAAGAGATCACTATCAGTCCAATAAATGAGGAAATTTCCAAGATATTCAGTCCGATTCTCGAAAAAATGGGATTAAACGAGCATGAAATAAACGAGGAATTAGCTCGGATAAATTTCAAAGACTTTGACAATATGAGTGCTACCAGTGTATCGGAATTCGACGCAAAAATCAATGAAGAATTATCAAAACTTTCTCTCATCGATGAAACGGAACAAGTCGATCATTTTGCCGTAGACGAGATCATAtcgaatgaatatttaaacacaCGAGAGGCATTCATAGATCATAAGATAAACGAAGAACTCTCTAAACTGCTTGCGAACTACGAGGAGGAATCTCCACCAAGCTTGATTAATTTGGAGAAAGCCTCCTCTAGCCAAAACATAAGCGAAATGGAGAGCCTCGATCTCACTAGCATTTCGACGAACGTATTCTCTTACAAATCCTCTAACGATTCCATCGAGACCAGAAGCGACTTAGAATCAGCGCACGAAGCTTTAATACAGTCCGAAAAGTTCCCGTTCGCGACATTGAAATATGAGAAGAGCATGTCGCCCAAAAGCGATATAGATATCTACAGAGAGCTAGAGAAACTCAACAAGATCTCGACCACGCAAATTCTGTCGGAAACGCCTCTGAAAATATCGCCGAAACGATTGTCTCCCATTACGTACATTTCCGACACCTTGCCTTATCCGGAAGTATCGCCCGCGAGATACGTGTCAAAAACAAGCCCGTTCGATATTACATCGCTCAAGAAAACTTACGAGCCTTACAAGAGCTTTGACTTTCCAAGCAGGTCGTCGCCGCGGGATAATCCTTACATCGCGTACGACAAACCAGATGATACGTTCGAGTACATGGATCTCAAGCCAAGAATCACTTCCATCAATACCTATGATCTGCCTCTAAAGAGTCCGATATTATCTAAAGAATCTTTGGAGTTTCGTGTGAGATACGATGATGAGTCGCCGAAGCCGACTGGTGGTGAATATGCGACCGTTCAGGATGACAAACCAACGTTTTCTTTAAACGCAGCAAGTTCTTATTACGATACAGGTAATAATAAAACGCCGACTAAATGTAtcaataaagaagaaaaatgctTGGATATCGAGAATATCGACTATTCTAGCAATAAGTCGGACTTTTTACGTCATAAGTACAGTAGCTTATCGCCGAAGGAATATTCTCACGTCAGAAACACAGACCACGACAAACCATTAGGCACGTTACCATACGTTACGGTAGAGACGGAGCCGGACATTGGTTCATATTTGTCAACAAGACACTGCGACTATAATGTATTATCCCCTAGTCGCCAATACAGAGATCAATATTTCTCTTCTAGTCCAAATCATTATACACCGCAATTATCACCAAGTCTGTCAAATGAAGCGAAAAGGCCTGTGTCGCATCCGGAATCCCCGAGCAAAATAAACGTCAGCAAGTATGAAGATTTAACGAGTCAAGGATCGAATTGTTACAAGAAGTCGACGTTAAGCCTCGGTAACATAGGGgaaaatgtgaataaaaacGACGAGAACATTGATACCACTCCGAGTCCGAAGACACATTTCAGTCCATTTCCCGTTAGAAATAATACGAGAAAACCTAAAGAATTGACGCTGAAGTTGGGTCTATATTCGCCAAAGAGCTCCGACTTCGATCAACTGAAAAAATCGTAG